ttaaaacaatatagaCTAAATGAtgaactttttgaaaaaatagttcTTCTTAAacaaaaccaaattatattacagtctattattattttatattaatttgtattgtttaaaagatatcaataaaagaaaaaactacaataattattatttattatttaacttttaactacaATAACTAAATAGTAACTTTAAAAAGATGTACTTTtagataggtatgtataattaaaaactaaactcaaaaattaataatttgcaacgctatttaattggttattatttgaatatttttattttttcatttaaccaGTATTACCTACTACTACTATTTCTGTAAAGTACAAGTGTAGGAATATacacgaagaaaaaaaaatgattaaattagaatttttattttatttggaacTAAAAAAGGAACTAGTTCGTTTTCTTAAggaaccatttttttttcttaagaaACAAGGAACGAACTTATTCCTTTTTATAAGGAACTTGCCAAACActacttattaattactagtagatataacgttttatatgtattattattacctaagtattatattctaggtaagtaggtaggtacaatatacttaaatacttgaTATACACCTTTTAGACTTAAGAGAATTTTTATTCAGCTCaacatttatttgtacatttgtacatttaaatgaGTTTCAGACAttgcaattaatttttgtttattcttaaaaattataattgagttATTCTATTTAATGGCTTTTgttcatttgaatttaaagCTTTGTACATAATTGTATCTAATTACTCACAGATGTATAGCAACCTTAAACGGCCACACAGCTGAATTGACTGCTTGTCACTATGACTTCAGCTGCAGAGCGATCGCCAGCAGTTCATTGGATGGTACAGCCAAGTTATGGGATGTGAGGAGGACTGATAGCTGTCGTCACACAATTACCTGGGCACACAGATGAGGtagttagatatttaatattgtgtttgcTAGTTTCAGATAACTAAaatgattcattattttataggtactggACATTTGTTTTGATTCAGTTGGTCGTCGAGTGGCCACGGCGAGCAGTGATTGTAGCGCCTGCATATGGGATGTAAGCAGTGGCGACTTGATTTCCGCAATGATTGAGCATACAAAAGAAGTTACAAaagtatctattaaatttatctgtcaagaatgaatttaataaaatacaataattatcttcTTGTGATTTTAGGTTTTTTGGGAACCAGCAGGACATTATCTGCTCACCGCATCACAAGACCATAGTTCAATGTTCTGGGACACAGAAACTGGAGAATGTTTACAAGAATTAAAAGGGCATACTGATCATGTATTCTCGGTTGTAATGAGTTACTTTGGTGATACAATTTTGACAGCGTCTAAGGATAATACTTGTTGTGTTTGGaaacaatttaattcaaaaaataattaaaacatattataatttaattctatttttaattgagtatttaaatacaccaAACTTTTTGTACAACATcaaaatgcaattattattatttttttttacgaaatatattgcCATCCTTGAATTGATCCATTATTTGCAGTTGATAACAGTGTGTTACGTCCACACATTGGTAACCATAATGCACTACTTGTAACTGTATTTGGACATAAGTCTTCATCTTCAGTGAACATATGGCCCTCGTGTTTAaacttgtacataatatttctattacaaTTTGATTCTTCTAGTATATACACGTTACTGTCAAATCCACTAACAGCATAATTTTGTGAATTACAAGGATCAAAactaatgtttatattgttattacattttaaaaacaattctttTTGATAAATTGACGGAGTTTTACAATTTCTTAAATCATATGAAAGTACAGTTCCAGAATTAGAAACTAACGTTAAATTGAATGTGGTTATTTCTTTAGAACTTGTGTATGcaggtatttaaaaaccattttccaTTACTATCAGTCTCTGAAACATAAAagtatctttaatttttataatttatataaagtagtagaaacaaaattttagtttaattgtgtagtttttattatattttatactttttgagaaggtgttttatttttattatttaattaatgttaccaatataatatcattttagaaTCTGAACATAGAAAAACTGTACAAATGTACAAagatacaataaaaagtaaaaaaagttttaaaacaaagtaATACTTCAAAATCCTAATGCTGTTATGTTATGTCTAATTATTCCTACAATACAGTCATACAGGAGTGACCAACAGGTTAGGTTAGACATTTTCTTGaagttttggatttttttcagaaaacaataaaaatatttttctttttttgcaAATTTATGTATCTTTGTTTAACttatgaatacaaaaataaataactaaagtagcatttttttttttacgtgttGTGTAAAACTgtgttattaaacaatatttataaatgtaacacgcatgtatacaaaatatatttttatttattgacaacCTATTTTTTTGTCGATTGCAATAACCAGGGAAAATATCAGAGGTTGATCACAAGTCTATTTAAGTTAGCCACCTCTGCTATAATAGACGATGTTACAAAACACGGTTTAgagtttaatacataaaatattttttacatacttagaattatcaatattttatttatttttatattagaaatatgATTCACAGTAGATGAGCACATTagttagattattttataacaatttgtttttagaatactttatataatttaattatattttaacttatgtaTCTActgattaaaaactaataatattaaaaagtgagTTaggtttcatataaaatactttaaaactcaataatatacctatgtttcaaaaaaaatattttttattttcaaatacaaatatcagAATAAAAGATACCTAGaagtaaatatactatatattatgtttctagaaaaatttacctaaattaccaatagatttatttaaaatcctaACTAGAAATCTAAATACGACCAAATACTTACCAGGTAAATGAACGTTTTTCACATGTTGACCGCTAGTTAAATCATATAGATCAAATGATCCATTATCTGAATTTTGAACAACCAGTTCGTTTTTAGACATGAAATGCggtgtataaatacatactggGTCGTTCGGCACATCTCTAATCATGAGCATTTTCCTATTGTtttcaatgttaaatataCAACCAGTATAGCATGCATTTTCTTTTCcccaaattattaaagtatcagTTGTACAATCAACGGCTAATCGTCCACTCTCTACTTTGTTATCAATATTCACCAATGGAATCATttgatctaaaaatatataatatttgttatatattactatattagacACCTGAAtgacttgatatttttaaattataaacttataagacattactttaatttagtttacttGCCTGATTTATGGGGATCcatttcataaattgtaaCTTTACCAGCTCCTTCTTcagataaaattgttttggattTTCCAAAGAGAGTTTTCatctattcaaataataaacgataaattattatttttattttaatgtttaatttcaatgataatataagtactataccataatacttataatttttgtttacatcTATTAATCGATTATCAGTTAATGTGCCacatttgattttcaaatctCTACTTGTGCTTATAGAATCATGTTCATTTTCAATTTGGTAAAGCTTATTAGGAAGTTCcaagtttaatatttcaaaaccatTTTCTTCAGGCTTTTCACATGCCAAACATATTGAGGAATTACAACTCAGTTCCATTGAAAATACTGGCTTATCCACACCAAACATTTGCAACTTATGAtaccttatttaaaaaaaattatatttatcagtcacaatatgatatttattacctatgtttaaaaataaaatttatcaaaaatagtcTTACCTCTTGAAAGAGTTAAAAAACCACTCATCAAAAACGTTTTCTGTTTCCAACATTTTTacacttcaaaatatttgaaaaagtgagatgattaataattttgtctctcaacaaaaataatggatattagaattaataatctatcaacattttataacacgATTGAagactataatgtataaattataggtactatttaataggtatatataatgcaaCACCACACTTTCAAATCCAATTTTCTGTTAAAAATGTCTTACAATCCAttcttagtttattattatttagataatattatcttattattgttgttgttataatatccGAAAAGCATTGGTCCACGGCTTTAAAAGATCTAGTAATTAGCACGATTTAAAATAGAGACGGTCTATCTTTAATCGAGGTTATCACTTATCTATTCCGATTGATaagaagaaattttaaataataataaaatttgtttacacAAGACAAGACACACAGTTAGCGAGTGCCAAAGCCAAACGGTTTTTCGCTGAGTGCTGATCTCGTTGGTGATAGgtgaaactaaaatttttattgcaattGCACAgagtaaaacatttaaattatttaatatttatcaactacCTGCGATGTTtatgaattcataataaaatattatcaagcattaatattgacttcaattttaattgtagGTAAGTACAATTCagttataagtatacttattaaacatcatttatattaatattcatttttctaattcatatttactatgctttttttcattaggtaacttaattttatgtatttataaacatgaaaGGCTATAAGATCACTAATTGTGCACAAGATAAAAGAATTGGTATTGTCGGTAATTCATTGAAGGAAGTTTTTGCTAAAGGATGCCAGAAATTAAAGGTAACCACAAACATATTCATTCTTACACTAGCACttatgtattttgaaattgtctgtagagttattattatgttttacttgACTTGATTTACTTTCATCAAGCAATTgactcttatattattttaaaagtattataatactatttaggtaggtacttcagtgttttatgaaatagtaggtataataatatttccacgTACAATCAAACATCGAGTGTCATTAActattcttaataaaatatataattttgtctcTTATTagacatgtttttaaaatattttttatttagttcaattttttttactcttaaaGTCtatgacatatattattaaagatatttgAATTCAGATAAATCAACAATCTCTTATAAAATAGAATGCAATAGGCTTGGATTATGCTtacttaaagtaatttataatgtaagtttttaaaaattacttagttgtgaaatttgtttagtatatgaatataatactaatttaatatctagTGATTAACTATTAACCtaattacatacaatttatgtttagttttgttttattattttatagttagatGGTGTGAATGTGACTATGATGACACTTGATGGTACTGTGATAGATGATGAAGACTATTTTCAATCATTACCAgcacaaacattatttatatttcggtCAAACGGGGAAACATTTCAAACAGGTATTTATTTACGGTTGATTACATTTCGTCACAAATCGATCCTTTAATCACTTGTCGAACTGgagtcatatatattttaacattaataaggTTCTGATCATAATCctttttactgtatatttgAAATGAATTTGATAACACCCAAAGATTACCAGTTCGATCAACTCTGACGTCAGCTGGATACATATCAATACTATTATCCAAACTTATTACGCCTTGagttaattcattatattcttCTCcactgtaattatttataattatttaattatacatattttatatataactaatatactcATTAACTCACCTATATGAATTCCAACAAccaagtacattttttaaaagaagcccataaaataaaacaccagTTTCCATGTCAAATGATGATGATGTAGCTTGTTTATTAGTACCTCTATTTCCCAtcactttaaaatcatatacattTCGATCATTATCATAATTCCCACTACGTATTATTCTTGAATTAACTGCAAAACCCA
This sequence is a window from Rhopalosiphum maidis isolate BTI-1 chromosome 1, ASM367621v3, whole genome shotgun sequence. Protein-coding genes within it:
- the LOC113559165 gene encoding LOW QUALITY PROTEIN: WD repeat-containing protein 73-like (The sequence of the model RefSeq protein was modified relative to this genomic sequence to represent the inferred CDS: deleted 1 base in 1 codon), translating into MLETENVFDEWFFNSFKRYHKLQMFGVDKPVFSMELSCNSSICLACEKPEENGFEILNLELPNKLYQIENEHDSISTSRDLKIKCGTLTDNRLIDMKTLFGKSKTILSEEGAGKVTIYEMDPHKSDQMIPLVNIDNKVESGRLAVDCTTDTLIIWGKENACYTGCIFNIENNRKMLMIRDVPNDPVCIYTPHFMSKNELVVQNSDNGSFDLYDLTSGQHVKNVHLPETDSNGKWFLNTAYTSSKEITTFNLTLVSNSGTVLSYDLRNCKTPSIYQKELFLKCNNNINISFDPCNSQNYAVSGFDSNVYILEESNCNRNIMYKFKHEGHMFTEDEDLCPNTVTSSALWLPMCGRNTLLSTANNGSIQGWQYIS